A segment of the Ipomoea triloba cultivar NCNSP0323 chromosome 1, ASM357664v1 genome:
ACCAAAGATAGAGATTTGTGccaattaattttaatgtgaCATTGATTATCTACTTAAAAGACATCTTGAAGGAACTCACAAACGACCACCAGGGGGGAAGGGGAAAAATCTTAAGCTGTCAAGCATATTTTCATTGATGAAATGAAATTCAAAGAGACTGAATTCTTACTTTAGACAGTAACTCTTGGCTTTCTGGGGGTTGCTTACTCAAACTTTGTGGCAATATAACAGTCAGCAGTTCAGGTTTCTCAGCACGAAGTGCACCTCTTATAACTGCAGCATTGGTGCCTGATGCACCAGATGTAAAAATATGGTTTTTCTGgaaataaaatgaaagaaaatatcAACTCAAATTTGCAAAGACCagaaaaccaaaagaaaatgttCCAAAAACCATGAAAAGGTACAATATCACCTCCAAtcgaattaataaaaatcatacCGTTATAACCAAGGCATAGCTGAGAATCTCAATAAGCTCTTGATGCATGAATCCCATATTTCTTGTCCCAAAAAAGCCAATATTTCTTGGACCTTGTTGTTGAATTGCTAGTAACTCCTGGTAGACATGCATTTATTAAAGACAGCTATGGCACGTGTTTCTGTTTGTATGCATATacttatgtatgtatgtataatcaCATTTCAACTTTCTCAAATTCCATTAGTGAGATTCACGAGTAATTTACTAAATGATTCAACTGCAACTAGGCAAGTGAACCTCTTCCCTAGTCATGATGGAAGATTTGTACTTCAATGCAATTACATTAACAACAAGGCTTCGAAAAGAATAGTCATAGAAAGCCCTTGTCCAAAATTGTTTGTGATTAACCAgaacaagtaattaaataacCCTCAACTTGTAGTGACAAATAGCATGCCACCCACAAACAGAAGAAATATGCTTCTACTTTGATGTTTCAACTTCAACCACGTTGCCAAAAGATGCAAATTAATTACAGATTTTGGATGAGAGGATAATATACCTGTAGATAGTCCACATCAGGAACAGGCTTGTATTCTGAAACCAGAACTGCCCCTGAGCCTTCAACAACAGATTGGGCTTGGGTAGGAATTTGGGTGGTGAATTCTTCATCAGAACCAAACATCTGAGTTGTGTATTCATCTTCATTCCCCAGATCACAATTCCTTTGATGTCTTTCATCATTTCCATGAAGCCACTATACCAGCACATAGAAAACAGAGGCTCCTGGCAGTAAATCATTAATGAAAACCAACAAATGCATAGAAAAAGATAATTGCAGCAGGTTCTCTTTTGCACGAAGATCAAATTCATAGAATGCCAAATGGAACCCCGAACCAATGATGTTTCAAACTAAAAGAACCACTCAAATTTCCAACAAGGATTCAAGTGCAATTTGATAAAGTGTGGTGACTATTTGCTTGAATAGATAACATTTTAAGTTTGGGTACACTAATTTTTCtcgaaaattacaaaattatcacTAATGGAAAGTGCTACGTGGTTTTGTGTTCTGAAATACAAATGAGGATATGTAGTCATAAAAGATTGCAATATATCTTCTTATCAACTGACAACTGTGCAACCCTAGGTGTGGGATATATACAAGCTAATTCTAGGATTATACACAGGAGGTTTGGGGAAGAAAGGCCTCTGCAAAGGTAGGAATAGATATTTCGTATCCactcattaaataaaaataaaataccatATTTAGGGAAAGTGTTATGAAATAAAAGATTGAAAGTCTGGCAGGTGGTGAAGAGCTGCCACCTGCCAATAAGGTGGAAGCTACGTGTTAAGCAAGTAGTGAGAAAGGTTCAATGATGCAGAGAGCAAGTTTAATGATGTGATACCCACAGTGTTCCATCAACCTTTTAGCCTTTAACTCCTATCAACACATCAGAACCCTTATTGCTCCGATTTGCTGCGTATTCACTGGACAGAAATAGTAACAGCAACAGAAGTTCCTACCTTTGCCTTTTGCTTACAAGCTTCGTGGCTCTAATACACTTATACACCACCAGCCAGTAAGGTGAAAGCTCTGAGATAAGCAAGTAGAGAGAAAGAAGATATAAAGTAGATTGATTCTATATTGACATGATAGGAGGATTACAAAACCCTAGTATTTATTGGCCATTAAATAAAGTTAAAAGGGTTTATAAATGAAGAGCCAAAGGCTCCTAGAAATATGAAGAGTTTTCTACATAAACGTCACATGTGTATTCGTCACAAAAAGCAAATCCAGTAAAATTCCTTCATTTAATAGCCTAAGCAAGTTTTTGGAAAGAGTAACTTAGAATATAATCCAAAAACACCAGGCGACATCAGAAGCAGTGCACTTTTGGGAACTCATACGCACGTGCCCACACGCGCATTTACACTTATAGTCCAATTAGTTAGGTATAAAATATTACagtgaaagaaaacaaaatcaaataacAGTAGTTCAGTACTTTCCATTTGAATCTAAAAACATACTCTTTTTACAAAATTCATCACCCAAAACAACTACACTTGTAATGAATCTAAAAACATACTCTTTTGACAAAAATTCATTACCCAAAACAACTACACTTGTAATGAATCTAAAAACACTCTTTTTACAAAATTCATCACCCAAAGCATCTACACTTGCAATGCCATGTTAGCTCAACAACCCAAGCACCAGTGCACATTTGAAGAATAAAAACCAACTACTCCATAACAAAAGTAACATAAGTCACAGCCAGGTAAACTCCATCCCCCTAACCCACTCCCTCCTTCATTCTCAGCATCCAATAGCTCTATCTAAGCACCCATTCTCAGTATCTCATCAACAGAAAGCTCaacacttatatataatatattacatcCCTCACTTCACATTATTATATGCATATAACAAAGTTCCCATTATAGGGAAAACACTTGCATTAAGCACATAGAAACCAATGCAACAAGAAGATAGACACATTCCAAGACTAGTAAAACTTGCATCCAAAACATAGTGGAATGACATTTGACATCAAGTAGACAATTTAACAAGCAATCAAGTCAAATATCTGTTAACTGCATAAACTTGAAATCAACATGAAGAAGGGTTTCTTCCGACTATTGTTACCTACATAGAGAAGGTTTCATACAACAATCCAAACCAACTCAACATAAAATTAGCTACATTCATCAAAGTtaacaaagaataaaaatagaCGATTGTGCTAAAGCCTAAAGGCTTAAATTCAATAAAGAAAAATCGAAGCACCAGAAGGCTCCCTTTTTTAATCACTTGATATACCAAAATCCGAGACCCATCTCACAAAATTAAAGAACGATAGAAAAAATCCAATCTTTAAACACAGATAAGGATAAAGAAAGTGCGTATGAGATTATATCGACAAAAGCGAATAGAGTATCTGAGCAAAATACCGTCTGTATACGAGTAGATGTCCTTGGCGAAGCACCTCTTCTCTGAGGGAAAGAAGCAGAATAAGCGCAGATAGACTGGGAAGTGACGGTGAAAGGGCAGCAGTTATTGAGCGATAAATGAACAATTTTGGAGAAATTTGGAGGAAGAGGCAACACAGAGAGCCTCATTCCCAGTGAGGGACTAGTcattttctctccctttgattATAATACTGTATTATATGCTCTCCTTTCAATCTTGCTCAGCCTTTGCGCTCCTCTTCTTCCCTTTTCACACCCCGTTTTGCTTTGGCACAGACCCACGCGCAGGGGCGGAAAAAGAGAGGTGGAGATGGGGGTGACGTTGATGTATATGGACTGTGGGATTGAGCATGGAAAAGggtttttactttttctctctttttgtttctctattttttattggaaaaaaaaaaggttaattaATAATTCCGAATAATTAcgcaaatttcatttttagattTTGTGATATTATCACAATTACGAATCGTTTTAGATTttagaaatatgaaaaatatttttaaagaaactttttcatttttcataaatgtttttattttccgATGTTTGACTGATTTAAAGTCAGAAAATCACAATTACGAATCGTTTTAGATTttagaaatatgaaaaatatttttaaagaaaattattcattttccataaatgtttttcttttccgATGTTTGACTGATtcagaaaataatatttttaaaaatatgtatttttaaatattaatttatttttaaaatataaatataatcactttttattttaaatttaaaagctaaacaaaaattattgatGTGTCATTATGTCAACAATAACGCgtcaaaatgtcaattttagtttaattacaTAATTGTGGATTGTTCATGgatctaattgtaattttttaactcgatgacctaattacatatttgtgtgtagttcaatgacatatttaaacattattcttaactttaataattttaaatttaaaaaaaaaatgaagataacacctcttttttttctttctttctctttggGTTCTGAGTTTGGCcaatatgtttattatttggTCCAACTCAATCTATCTATATTTTAAGTAGTCGTCTAAACTAAATAacttggaaaaaaataaaaagaacttaAATGCTTTTTATCTTTTGAGGTATGAGTCATGTAGGGTTAATATTTTTTGGTTTAACTCAACTCGACTATACCTATATTTTAATCAAAGTATAGCCCAATCTAACATTCTAGCTCAAAATAATAACAAGACATATAGTGAATCAACTCACCCATTTGACAGCACTTGGAGGATGAGAGATAGAGAAttgaatgtaatatataaattttgaaaatatatacagagtaaaattttgaaaatatattttatgccaagataagttattttttgtttaagaaACATGAGTACTTTTCATTaacttcatttttcaatttatatCCAAACACTTTTCTGAAGTCATTTTTTGAGTTTACAAACGAACTCTTagttttactattttatttttatcttattacattatttaaaaatcattcgcttgctaaattaattattcatttaaatttattttatttcaccatttaataaatataactaacatgtaatttcatTATTCAATTTAAAGAGTTTACGAATAAAGagaaaatttatatgtttgcaCAAGAGGCTTACATGATTAAATTGTATGTTAATCCCTTTGTAAATGGATGGCgtgacaaacaaataaaatttaaaattataatgatgcaaaatttaaaaagtaagatcaaatatattaatgaaaCAATAGCGAAAGACTaaaatttaattctttaaataatactttacatacttttatatttttacttgttatttattttagtgttttaattggttcattaaaaaaaaaaactgaaaaagtcACATTTTTAATTAGCTTGAGTGATCGTTATCTTTTAAGAACCTATTATAAAGCACAAGaggcacaagagtcagtattaactccactgaggctcgaacccaccacctcccatataaagagaagggtttgatgccactggaccacaaggtccttggcaatttattttacttttttttacgAACACTTTGTCATCACTTTCACACCTTCTTATCTTTTAAGAGAGATCGAGAGTTTAGCATTTTGGCCTTAATTGGACCGGCCCAGTGTGAATAATATTATCTTTACttatttatattacttttttttaggaaCACTTTGTCACCACTTTCACACCTCAATGGCTCAACCCgtccatttttaatttccacCATTCACGTTCtacaacttttttttagtactattgactttgttacaatgtagtgtctgttcatagctactttctcaaccaaatgaagcacatagagtcaatatcgtctccactaaggctcgaacccaccccttccacttggggtgcaatcgggtgccactagaacACGAGGTCTTTGGCATTGCTACAGCTTTTTATTAGTCTTGCATGAAGACTATATATCCATGAGTTTTTTTAAGGAAATATATGCATgagttttaaatatttaagtttagtatataaatctatatatgtataatatagtAAACATTAACACTTTATTAATATCATACGCAGCTTCATAATAGTAAGTGGCACgcatatatttgttttttttttttttgtgtataataaaatgacaaattgtACAAGTGATTGAATGTGTTATGTGTATggcttttttttatttttagtatttacGTAAGCATTTCCCATATTGATTTCCTGTCCTAAAATGAGTAATATGTGTCATATTGAAACAGTCTAACTTAAGCGTGATAGCGTTGTCCTCCTGTCACCTTACGTGTCAAATGCCGCGGAGGCCAACATTTTGTCAACTTAATTTTCATCAAATCAACAACGTAACGTCTATTATTCATAATGGAGGGTTGATATAATCTAGATGCCTATGGGAATTGAACCGGTTCACATATTATCTTAATCTTCTCTGATAATTTGCGTTTACAAATTTTCTTTGTTCTATAGTACAAACTACAAAGGTTACTGTCAATCTGTCTCTgtattttaccaaaaaatgaAGACAAATTCTGGATGAAGAGAAATAATTGAGTCTCAGAATAAGTGGTTACATATAATACAGATATGCGTGTCTGAGATACTAAAGTGATATATATCCATAATCCATCCCTATACTTTAGAACCAATAAGCTGCTTACATACGACACAAATAATCCCAAAAACGATATGATCTGATAATGACACAGGAGGAGTTCACCTAAAGCCGTGATGTGATGGAAACAAAGTAGTTTAACATGAATTCTAATGTTGTCTACCCGACCCGACCAAGaccaagatttttattttatatatgtattctaaTGTACTGAAGAGCAGCAAACAAAGGGTACCCAGTATGCTTTccctttcttcttttccttcttaatACCAACTGGATACCTTGCCGGAGAATCCCATTCTTTCTCGACGGCAGCCTCCTTTGGAGCAGTCGGCTCACTTGCTGGCTCAAAGCTTAGAACTTTGTTCACCGTGGTGGTGGTGGCTGTAGCAGCAGTGTTGTGAGTGGTGGTTTCATCTTTTTGTGTCGCACTCGCGCTAGGCACTTGTTTAGTGTTTGGCGATTTGGCCTCGCCCAGGAGGTTTTTCAGGGGCGTGTGTTGCTTGCCTGTGCTCCAGTTTGTGACTTTGGCAATGATCTCCTCATTTTTCTTCCGGCCTTGAGACTCGTTCACGACATTATTGAGAGACGGAAACCACCCAGCCTTCAGAGAATCGGATTTGGGGTGTTGAGCATTCTGCGCATTTTCAATCTCTGAACCGGATTCCACCAAAGTCATGAAAGATGGAGGCTCGAATGTGTCAGACTTGTCAGGGTTTCTTTCCActtttgtctttttttcttGTGCTCCAGAATCAGGTACTTCACCATCAACAGGGGCTGTTGTCTCTGACTGGATAGAAAGCACTGTTTCATTCAACATAACCATGTAATCAGATGAAGAAAACACATGATCAGATAGGAAACTAGTACGGATGATCTGATAACCTTATATGAAACAACATACAGGAAAGATACAGCTCTTACAAGAGAACTAACTGATGTGGATGTGCTAGATGAACGTAAGACTACTTTATAGTACAAAGAGTTAACACTGTTGTAGATAACCGATTAAACTCTCACACCATATGAAGAATGAAGTAAccaattcattttttaatttaaagaaagttttttttcctcaaaaagctTTAATCAAACTATATATTGCATAGAGGGACACAAGACAGTACCTGAAACAGATCCCCAGTTGGCTTCCAAGCTATCAGTTCTGCTACTTGATGTCACTGACATATCAACTGCAGTAACACCATCTTGCTGTTTTGTGGTTTTGTCATCACCTTCGCCCTTTAAGGGAACAGAACCAACTACAGAGGTGCTTGTAGCAtctactatattattattttccacaGTAGCAGAATTCCCCGAATTCAAGTCAACAGGCAAACTTGCTGACTCACTAAAAGTGGGACCCTCATAGGGTTTTTCCTGAAGGACTACATCTGCATGTTTTCCAGAAATTGAAGAAATGTGTTCCACATTTTCATGATTTCTTTCATCATCCCCAGCTGCATTAGTTGATTCTAGTACTGTGACTGAAGAATCATGCTTTGGTTCTATGTTGGCCATCTTGTCCTTTGCATCTTCTCCTCTGTGTTCACTCCCAGCAGCTATATTTGGCACTTCAGTCCTAGCTTTATCATGAAGTGAACCATCACCAACTCCAAGAGAGTGGCCAGTTTGATCATCTTCAGCTCCTCCTCCATTTACCTTTGCCAGTTTTCCCCCAGTCTCTTCCATGCTCCTGGACCTTTCTACATCCAAACATTTAGTTC
Coding sequences within it:
- the LOC115996173 gene encoding uncharacterized protein LOC115996173, which produces MTSPSLGMRLSVLPLPPNFSKIVHLSLNNCCPFTVTSQSICAYSASFPQRRGASPRTSTRIQTWLHGNDERHQRNCDLGNEDEYTTQMFGSDEEFTTQIPTQAQSVVEGSGAVLVSEYKPVPDVDYLQELLAIQQQGPRNIGFFGTRNMGFMHQELIEILSYALVITKNHIFTSGASGTNAAVIRGALRAEKPELLTVILPQSLSKQPPESQELLSKVKNVVEKPYNDHLTLIEASRLCNMDIISQVQQVICFAFHDSRLLMETCQEAKQMRKIVTLFYLD